The following proteins are co-located in the Bacteroidales bacterium genome:
- a CDS encoding DMT family transporter, with protein sequence MNQNLKSHLALLGANTIYGLNYVIAKGIMPDYLMPKAIIFLRVSVTVFIFGILHFIFPSEKVEKRDFFKLALCAVFGVAVNQILFFEGLNLSTPINASIIITVIPVLILIFSHYILKEKITTIKVLGIILGAAGALLVILSAGRGDFRSNTMLGNLLIFINALSWALYLVLIKPLMEKYDSMTIMKWVFFFGLIIIFPFTFTSFTASSFITIPFKIWMSVLFVVFGATIIAYFLNNYSLKTVSPSVNGIYIYLQPLIASVVAILFGKDELTVIKTIAAFLIMAGVYFVTRLPKRNKPAFPAT encoded by the coding sequence CTCACCTTGCACTTCTCGGAGCCAATACTATTTACGGCCTTAATTATGTAATCGCAAAAGGCATTATGCCCGATTACCTGATGCCCAAAGCCATTATATTCCTCCGGGTAAGTGTGACGGTATTTATCTTTGGGATATTGCATTTTATTTTCCCTTCAGAAAAGGTTGAAAAAAGGGACTTCTTTAAATTGGCCCTGTGTGCCGTCTTTGGAGTGGCTGTTAACCAGATCCTGTTCTTTGAAGGATTAAACCTTTCAACACCAATTAATGCCTCCATCATCATCACCGTTATCCCCGTGCTGATCTTAATTTTCTCCCATTATATCCTGAAAGAAAAGATCACAACCATTAAAGTTTTAGGAATAATACTCGGTGCTGCCGGGGCCCTGTTGGTGATCCTGTCGGCAGGCAGAGGGGATTTCAGGTCCAATACCATGCTCGGAAATCTCCTTATCTTCATCAATGCACTGTCATGGGCCCTTTACCTGGTGCTCATCAAGCCGCTGATGGAAAAATATGATTCCATGACTATCATGAAATGGGTATTCTTTTTTGGTCTGATCATCATTTTCCCATTCACCTTTACTTCATTTACCGCTTCATCCTTCATTACTATACCGTTTAAAATATGGATGTCTGTATTGTTTGTCGTATTTGGCGCAACTATCATTGCCTATTTCCTGAATAATTATTCTCTTAAAACAGTAAGTCCCAGTGTTAATGGCATTTACATCTACCTTCAACCTCTCATTGCTTCTGTAGTAGCTATTCTTTTTGGGAAGGATGAGCTGACTGTCATCAAGACCATCGCTGCCTTTCTGATCATGGCGGGAGTGTATTTTGTCACCCGGCTGCCAAAAAGAAACAAGCCGGCTTTTCCCGCAACATAA
- a CDS encoding FKBP-type peptidyl-prolyl cis-trans isomerase, whose protein sequence is MVQGVKEINHDLFIQGFNNGFANQQPILKIEDANQIVQDYFNKQITEEANMNLQKSAEFLVENQTKVGVVTLPSGLQYKILTPGEGIPPKATDQVRVHYHGTFIDGTVFDSSVERNEPIVFGVNQVIPGWTEALQLMKPGAKWMLYIPPALAYGDKGAGGVIGPNLALVFEVQLIEVIAGE, encoded by the coding sequence ATGGTACAGGGCGTCAAAGAAATTAACCATGATTTGTTCATACAAGGATTTAATAATGGCTTTGCCAATCAGCAACCCATTCTGAAAATTGAAGATGCCAATCAAATTGTACAGGATTATTTTAACAAACAAATTACTGAAGAAGCTAATATGAACTTACAGAAAAGCGCAGAATTCCTGGTGGAAAATCAAACCAAGGTAGGTGTAGTAACATTGCCCAGCGGACTGCAATATAAAATTCTGACACCGGGGGAAGGTATTCCTCCCAAAGCAACAGACCAGGTAAGGGTCCATTATCATGGAACTTTTATTGACGGAACTGTTTTCGATAGTTCGGTCGAGCGCAATGAGCCGATTGTTTTTGGAGTCAACCAGGTTATTCCGGGATGGACAGAAGCCTTGCAACTGATGAAGCCCGGCGCAAAATGGATGCTTTATATTCCCCCAGCGCTTGCTTACGGCGATAAAGGCGCCGGTGGCGTCATCGGCCCGAACCTGGCACTCGTTTTCGAAGTGCAACTCATTGAGGTGATAGCTGGGGAATAG
- a CDS encoding radical SAM protein, whose product MDILKKIDLLDFKALSVPLEDLRSCRICPRNCNADRYSSRLGYCKADATFSISSICIHHGEEPAISGGQGICNIFFTHCNLQCIYCQNHQISCNSLDYSAQKIEFKEVIRQIAKILSTGINHVGFVSPSHFVPQVKVIINSLRALGLNPVFVYNTNAYDYPAIIRELESYIDIYLPDFKYSDAALGKKYSDVKDYPEIALSAIKEMFRQKGTELPLDQGGYAMKGIIIRHLVLPGHPENSINVLRTITKELSNDLHISLMSQYYPTYRVNNHEFLGRTLKPGEYSRVAKELEESGFENGWVQELSSHNSYRPDFSEGEPFR is encoded by the coding sequence ATGGATATTCTGAAAAAAATTGACCTTCTCGATTTTAAAGCCCTTTCAGTTCCGCTTGAAGATCTGAGGTCCTGCAGGATTTGCCCGCGGAATTGCAACGCCGACCGTTATTCATCCAGGCTGGGCTATTGTAAAGCTGATGCGACTTTCAGTATATCTTCCATTTGCATCCATCATGGAGAAGAACCTGCTATTTCGGGCGGCCAGGGCATTTGCAACATCTTCTTTACCCATTGTAACCTGCAGTGCATTTATTGCCAGAACCACCAGATAAGTTGTAATTCATTGGATTACAGCGCACAAAAGATTGAGTTTAAGGAGGTCATCAGGCAAATAGCTAAGATCCTTTCTACCGGAATTAATCATGTGGGATTTGTCTCACCTTCTCATTTCGTTCCGCAGGTAAAAGTCATTATCAATTCACTCCGGGCTCTTGGATTAAACCCTGTGTTTGTTTACAATACCAATGCTTACGACTACCCCGCGATTATCCGGGAACTCGAAAGTTACATAGATATTTACCTTCCTGATTTTAAATATTCAGATGCAGCTCTGGGGAAAAAATATTCCGATGTGAAGGATTACCCTGAAATTGCACTCTCTGCAATTAAGGAAATGTTTCGTCAGAAAGGCACTGAATTGCCATTGGATCAGGGTGGTTATGCCATGAAGGGCATTATCATCAGGCATCTTGTGTTGCCGGGACATCCTGAAAATAGTATCAACGTGCTGAGAACCATTACCAAAGAGCTATCCAATGACCTTCATATTTCCCTGATGTCGCAATATTACCCGACATATCGTGTTAACAATCACGAATTTCTCGGGCGTACCCTGAAACCCGGAGAATATTCCCGGGTGGCAAAGGAATTAGAAGAATCAGGTTTTGAAAACGGCTGGGTGCAGGAACTATCCAGCCACAATAGTTACCGACCGGACTTCTCGGAAGGGGAACCCTTCAGATAG